The Vicia villosa cultivar HV-30 ecotype Madison, WI linkage group LG1, Vvil1.0, whole genome shotgun sequence genome includes a region encoding these proteins:
- the LOC131653315 gene encoding F-box protein At2g26160-like has protein sequence MWKATKKSLYGISSKTSYKFKLPVPYNKRLCGSSHGWLAKVDSSSKVTLIKLLNPFKDAVSITLPPIYFRDMYRRKSYEYDVHKVVLSTNPTFKPHDYVVVAIYNMRKCLAFLKAGQKNWTYIDDIHHLFTDVIFYKGLVYAVGLWNKIVSFDLSCLKDGRVIPKIVSLKGDDYAHRAYLVKSLEGDLWLVRKFIGYHGDEDDEDNTEPSSGTKRFEVYNLELDVQTGELIQMLKIESLGDNVLFVGDSDSVAVSASYFSNHLQKDSIYYTDDFYGDTPPYPHGPFDMKIYNVKEKKFSQHCPFYHWFKENPPAVWVIPPFQWE, from the coding sequence ATGTGGAAAGCAACCAAGAAAAGTTTATACGGAATTTCATCCAAAACTTCTTACAAGTTCAAACTCCCAGTACCTTATAACAAGAGGCTTTGTGGTTCAAGTCATGGTTGGCTAGCCAAGGTAGATTCTAGTTCTAAAGTTACTCTTATAAAACTCCTCAATCCTTTTAAGGATGCCGTATCCATCACTTTACCACCCATCTACTTCCGGGATATGTATAGAAGAAAAAGTTATGAGTATGATGTGCATAAGGTTGTTCTATCTACCAATCCTACATTTAAGCCACATGATTATGTAGTTGTAGCCATTTACAATATGCGGAAATGTCTTGCTTTTTTAAAAGCTGGACAAAAGAATTGGacttatattgatgatattcacCATCTCTTTACTGATGTTATATTCTACAAAGGCTTGGTCTATGCGGTGGGACTATGGAATAAAATTGTCTCTTTTGATTTGTCTTGTTTAAAGGATGGAAGGGTAATTCCCAAAATTGTTTCTTTGAAAGGGGATGATTATGCTCATCGAGCTTATCTTGTAAAATCATTGGAAGGAGACTTATGGCTTGTAAGAAAATTTATTGGGTATCACGGTGacgaagatgatgaagataataCTGAGCCTAGTAGTGGTACAAAAAGATTCGAAGTATATAATTTGGAATTGGATGTTCAAACAGGTGAACTTATACAAATGTTAAAAATTGAGAGTTTAGGAGACAATGTCTTATTTGTGGGTGATAGTGATTCTGTTGCTGTGTCAGCTTCATATTTTTCTAATCATCTTCAAAAGGATTCAATATATTATACAGATGACTTTTACGGAGACACGCCACCTTACCCTCATGGGCCATTTGATATGAAAATCTAcaatgtaaaagaaaaaaaatttagtcaACATTGTCCTTTTTACCATTGGTTTAAAGAAAATCCACCTGCAGTATGGGTTATTCCACCGTTTCAATGGGAATGA
- the LOC131653326 gene encoding uncharacterized protein LOC131653326, which yields MSIFLLSSSLCDEIEKMMNSFWRGHNHGRAKGLHWLSWDMLSMTKKNEGMGFKNLSAFNYAMLGKQVWNFMTKPDILVTRLYKAKYYPNCDFLDSSIGHNPSYVWRSIWSLKFMVQGGYKWSVGSGESIPAWGQIWLHDSTSLMNPWPNNPMISRLKFSDLMQPNVKQWSTNLIYSLVGEGIAEIVLNTPLFGVVQEDKIVWKLERNGDYSVPSAYRFCINEAINTSHLRIADNWDLIWNIKTPPKVANQEKQAVFATTPWSHWKCRNNHVWNQIEDSQDTIYNRSINLLHGWRRAQHIRNNNISQS from the exons ATGAGTATTTTCTTGTTATCATCATCATTATGTGATGAAATTGAGAAAATGATGAATTCATTTTGGCGGGGGCATAATCATGGCAGGGCCAAAGGTTTGCATTGGCTTTCTTGGGACATGCTATCTATGACTAAGAAGAATGAGGGTATGGGTTTCAAGAATCTGAGTGCTTTTAACTATGCAATGCTTGGTAAACAAGTGTGGAATTTTATGACGAAGCCAGATATCTTAGTTACCAGGTTGTACAAGGCTAAATACTACCCCAACTGTGACTTTCTTGACTCATCAATTGGGCACAATCCGAGTTATGTATGGAGGAGCATTTGGAGTTTGAAATTTATGGTTCAAGGAGGGTACAAATGGAGTGTAGGTTCGGGAGAGAGTATTCCAGCTTGGGGTCAAATTTGGTTGCATGATAGTACATCGTTGATGAATCCATGGCCGAATAACCCGATGATATCCAGGCTGAAATTTTCAGACTTGATGCAACCAAATGTCAAGCAATGGAGTACTAACCTGATTTATTCTCTTGTAGGGGAGGGAATAGCGGAGATAGTTCTCAATACTCCGTTATTTGGAGTGGTTCAAGAGGATAAAATTGTGTGGAAATTAGAAAGGAATGGTGACTATTCAGTGCCTAGTGCTTACCGTTTTTGTATAAATGAAGCCATAAATACATCTCATCTTAGGATTGCTGATAATTGGGATTTGATTTGGAACATTAAGACCCCTCCAAAG GTCGCTAATCAAGAGAAACAAGCGGTATTCGCTACTACCCCGTGGAGTCATTGGAAATGCAGAAATAATCATGTTTGGAATCAAATTGAAGACTCTCAAGATACTATCTACAATCGTTCAATAAACCTGCTTCATGGATGGAGAAGAGCACAACATATAAGGAATAACAATATCTCTCAATCTTAA